Proteins encoded by one window of Haloarcula pelagica:
- a CDS encoding cobalamin transport operon protein: protein MQRWKQYGGLAGLFAAFLAAGYWGFTTTGGALPWAKRSAKALQRGVQEGGGALVDFGRGIVVAGPIRKGGMMLEFGALVLLLAVIGIGMYVYVDRYGGFEDGERPAR, encoded by the coding sequence ATGCAGCGCTGGAAGCAGTACGGCGGCCTTGCTGGCCTCTTCGCTGCCTTTCTCGCTGCTGGGTACTGGGGCTTCACCACGACCGGCGGTGCACTGCCGTGGGCCAAACGCTCTGCGAAAGCCCTCCAGCGCGGTGTGCAGGAGGGCGGCGGTGCGCTCGTCGACTTCGGTCGCGGCATCGTCGTCGCCGGCCCCATCCGGAAGGGCGGGATGATGCTCGAATTTGGCGCGCTCGTCCTCCTGCTCGCCGTTATCGGGATCGGCATGTACGTCTACGTCGACCGCTACGGCGGCTTCGAGGACGGAGAACGCCCGGCCCGGTAA
- a CDS encoding ABC transporter substrate-binding protein codes for MAQISRRRLLQTGTTTIATAGIAGCLGQGGGSLDSVTVAYVPIYPNMQHYVMEQEGYYEDVSADVTIERFSSGPSVVKAFASGDVDVALFGITPAMVLVDKGTDAGILAANSRNGFKVMGTTELADLYEQEGPAMFERFEEERGRKVRFGAPPDGSVPDIVLRYWIQEDLDVGEMESVINKSKVPPAKAVQTIQSGDIDATIIQEPFATIIGQDDGFGELAWSGNILNNHAVTVLFANQRVLDDSEVARSLVEQHMAATEFTADSPDVAAAHAASVIGSGVSEDLATAAMDSKASEFISDPHAITDQAATMGEFVANVGNIEDPVATEDLFAFGPYNAIQS; via the coding sequence ATGGCTCAAATCTCGCGCCGAAGACTGCTCCAGACGGGGACAACCACGATTGCGACGGCGGGAATCGCTGGCTGCCTCGGCCAAGGAGGCGGCTCACTCGATTCCGTCACGGTCGCGTACGTCCCGATCTATCCGAACATGCAACATTACGTGATGGAACAGGAGGGCTACTACGAGGATGTCTCAGCGGACGTCACAATTGAGCGGTTCAGCTCCGGCCCTAGCGTTGTTAAGGCGTTTGCCAGCGGGGATGTCGACGTTGCGCTCTTCGGGATTACCCCCGCGATGGTTCTCGTCGACAAAGGGACCGACGCCGGTATCCTCGCGGCAAACTCGAGAAATGGCTTCAAGGTCATGGGGACAACCGAACTCGCCGATCTCTACGAACAGGAAGGGCCAGCCATGTTTGAGCGCTTCGAGGAAGAGCGCGGCCGCAAGGTTCGGTTCGGTGCCCCACCGGACGGGAGCGTCCCAGATATCGTCCTCCGATACTGGATCCAGGAGGATCTCGACGTCGGTGAGATGGAGTCCGTAATCAACAAGTCGAAGGTCCCGCCAGCGAAGGCGGTCCAGACGATCCAGTCGGGCGATATCGACGCGACGATCATCCAGGAACCGTTCGCAACGATCATCGGCCAGGACGACGGCTTCGGCGAACTCGCCTGGTCCGGGAATATACTGAACAACCACGCCGTCACGGTGCTGTTCGCGAACCAGCGAGTACTCGACGATAGCGAAGTCGCCCGATCACTGGTCGAACAGCACATGGCAGCGACCGAGTTCACCGCAGACTCGCCGGATGTAGCCGCCGCCCACGCCGCGTCAGTGATCGGCTCCGGCGTGAGCGAAGACCTTGCTACGGCAGCCATGGATTCGAAGGCGTCAGAGTTCATCTCGGACCCGCACGCGATCACCGATCAGGCCGCGACGATGGGAGAGTTCGTCGCCAACGTCGGCAACATCGAGGATCCGGTCGCGACTGAAGATCTGTTCGCGTTCGGACCCTACAACGCAATCCAGTCATGA
- a CDS encoding CopG family ribbon-helix-helix protein, translated as MTERLRDDLDTFAEEHGYSGRSEVIREACQSLLEEYQGTEDEDRRVLATVTAVFGYDEPEIERRMMDIRHEFEASIRSNSHNCLEGNAGCVETFVIEATYDDALRFIGTVRGADESVSVEYTVVPVEIMSAEISEQ; from the coding sequence ATGACGGAGCGACTCCGGGACGATCTCGATACGTTTGCGGAAGAACACGGCTACAGCGGACGGAGTGAAGTCATCCGGGAAGCGTGCCAGTCACTACTCGAAGAGTACCAGGGGACAGAGGACGAGGATCGGCGGGTACTGGCGACAGTAACTGCGGTTTTCGGATACGACGAACCGGAGATCGAACGCCGGATGATGGACATCCGCCACGAATTCGAAGCGTCGATCCGGTCGAACTCCCACAACTGTCTCGAAGGCAACGCCGGCTGTGTCGAGACGTTCGTCATCGAAGCCACGTATGACGACGCTCTACGATTTATCGGGACTGTTCGTGGAGCAGACGAGTCAGTTTCGGTCGAATACACGGTCGTCCCTGTCGAGATCATGAGCGCGGAGATCAGCGAGCAATAG
- a CDS encoding ABC transporter ATP-binding protein, whose translation MALSSNSSTGRESNEKITIQNVSRSYESTQALADVSFSVSAGEFCCVVGPSGCGKTTLLRAIAGLDDPDSGSVLIDREPVSGPGLDRGMVFQEYALFPWRTVRGNIRFGLDRPACDCPDCEARVRELINLVGLDGFEDAYPKELSGGMKQRVGIARALAPDPEILLMDEPFGSVDARTRDRLHAELLDIWTQTGQTVVFVTHDIDEAVTLADRVIVMDADPGTVQSTFSIDLERPRERTSRDFVDHVARIRDELGSPVDTSI comes from the coding sequence GTGGCGCTGAGCTCAAACTCGTCGACCGGGCGAGAGTCGAACGAGAAGATCACGATCCAGAACGTCAGCAGGTCCTACGAGTCGACACAAGCGCTCGCGGACGTCTCGTTCTCGGTGTCGGCGGGCGAGTTCTGCTGTGTCGTCGGTCCCTCGGGGTGTGGGAAGACGACGCTGTTGCGGGCGATCGCGGGACTCGACGACCCGGACAGTGGTTCGGTTCTGATCGACCGGGAGCCGGTTAGTGGCCCGGGGCTGGACCGTGGAATGGTCTTTCAGGAGTATGCACTGTTCCCCTGGCGAACCGTCCGCGGGAACATCCGGTTCGGCCTCGACCGGCCCGCGTGTGACTGCCCCGACTGCGAGGCACGGGTCCGGGAGTTGATCAACCTTGTCGGGCTCGACGGCTTCGAGGACGCGTACCCGAAGGAGCTGTCCGGCGGCATGAAACAGCGCGTCGGGATCGCTCGCGCACTCGCCCCCGATCCGGAGATCCTCCTGATGGACGAACCGTTCGGGAGTGTCGACGCTCGGACGCGCGACCGCTTGCACGCCGAGTTGCTCGACATCTGGACGCAGACCGGACAGACCGTCGTGTTTGTCACGCACGACATTGACGAGGCGGTGACGCTCGCTGATCGCGTAATCGTCATGGACGCCGACCCCGGAACCGTACAGTCGACGTTCTCCATCGACTTAGAGCGCCCCCGTGAACGGACCTCTCGTGACTTCGTGGACCACGTCGCGCGAATCAGGGACGAACTCGGGAGTCCTGTTGACACTAGTATCTGA
- a CDS encoding ABC transporter substrate-binding protein, translating to MTDDSSGHEAPTRRDYLTYGGAVIGGGLLAGCVGQSGSGDQGEPTDTETATPATKESPTETDSSYSVSMEPVGTVDFDDVPETWFPYTGDYADMGVALGHGDGLAAIGVRRRFGAHHYEELPGVSVDKSELTQLWQDGTDKEIFYEIDADVHVIDPNFMSNRLQLKQRDVDEISENAAPFFGNTTFTKVYDWHDYSYYSMYEAFEKLAALFQERDRYEAFKRLHDEIVANVGERLPEETPDVATLVPADVPPEAFWPYRIGSGTQSKHWNDLRVGDALAKNDVTDAQAGGGRVDYETLLEIDPDVIAIRLSGEITQQWVDENIVPHMESHDVASELSAVQNDRVVYGGMTYQGPIIHLFQLEGVAQGLYPEEFGEEQLFDRERVADIVNGNI from the coding sequence ATGACGGACGATTCCAGCGGTCACGAAGCACCGACGCGACGCGACTATCTGACGTACGGCGGCGCAGTCATCGGCGGTGGACTGCTCGCTGGGTGTGTAGGGCAGTCCGGTTCGGGAGACCAGGGGGAACCGACAGACACCGAAACGGCCACACCGGCCACAAAGGAGTCTCCGACAGAAACGGATTCCTCGTATTCAGTTTCGATGGAGCCCGTCGGAACGGTCGATTTCGACGACGTACCGGAGACGTGGTTCCCGTATACGGGTGACTATGCGGATATGGGTGTCGCCCTCGGTCACGGTGACGGGCTCGCGGCGATCGGCGTCCGACGACGGTTCGGGGCGCACCACTACGAGGAACTCCCCGGAGTCTCCGTGGACAAGAGCGAACTCACCCAACTCTGGCAGGACGGGACCGACAAGGAAATCTTCTACGAGATCGACGCCGACGTTCACGTCATCGACCCCAACTTCATGAGCAACCGACTCCAGTTGAAACAGCGGGATGTCGACGAGATCAGCGAGAACGCCGCGCCCTTCTTCGGCAACACGACGTTTACGAAGGTCTACGACTGGCACGACTACAGCTACTACTCGATGTACGAGGCCTTCGAGAAGCTCGCAGCGCTGTTCCAGGAGCGCGACCGCTACGAGGCGTTCAAGCGCCTCCACGACGAGATTGTCGCGAACGTCGGAGAGCGCCTTCCCGAGGAGACGCCGGACGTTGCGACACTCGTTCCCGCGGACGTTCCCCCCGAGGCGTTCTGGCCGTACCGTATCGGCTCCGGGACGCAGTCCAAACACTGGAACGACCTGCGCGTCGGTGACGCACTGGCGAAAAACGACGTGACGGACGCCCAGGCGGGTGGCGGGAGGGTCGACTACGAGACGCTGCTGGAGATCGACCCCGATGTCATCGCCATCAGGCTCTCCGGCGAGATCACCCAACAGTGGGTCGACGAGAACATCGTCCCGCACATGGAGAGTCACGACGTGGCGAGTGAACTCTCGGCCGTCCAGAACGACCGCGTCGTCTACGGCGGCATGACCTACCAGGGACCGATCATTCATCTCTTCCAGCTCGAAGGAGTAGCTCAGGGGCTCTACCCCGAGGAGTTTGGCGAGGAACAGCTGTTCGACCGCGAGCGCGTTGCGGACATCGTGAACGGGAACATCTGA
- a CDS encoding energy-coupling factor ABC transporter ATP-binding protein, translating into MSRDDSPLVDLQCEAHTYPDGTVGMHDVDFSVYPEEVVALVGGNGAGKSTLLEHLNATLVPDDGGLVVDGTPITEDNKAHARKEVGFVFQDADTQLVAPTVLDDVMFGLQNYGVPGDEARERAREALATVDASHLEDRIPHYLSGGEKRLVGLAGVLVLEPSVVVLDEPLAGLDPERSQLVADRIEQIHEDGISVVLSTHDLEFAAEVADRVCVMADGNVVGNGTPREVFYDDALLADANLHPPSPVRVARDAGLGTTTQPVTEADLVSLLREANDPETVQTASPDGSGND; encoded by the coding sequence ATGAGTCGAGACGACTCGCCGCTGGTCGACCTCCAGTGTGAGGCCCACACCTACCCCGACGGGACGGTCGGCATGCACGATGTCGACTTCTCGGTGTACCCCGAGGAAGTCGTCGCGCTTGTCGGTGGCAACGGCGCCGGGAAGTCGACGTTACTGGAGCACCTCAATGCCACGCTCGTCCCCGACGACGGCGGTCTCGTCGTCGACGGCACGCCGATCACCGAAGACAACAAAGCACACGCACGGAAGGAAGTCGGCTTCGTCTTCCAGGACGCCGATACGCAACTCGTCGCACCCACGGTCCTCGACGACGTGATGTTCGGCCTCCAGAACTACGGCGTCCCCGGTGACGAAGCGAGAGAGCGGGCTCGCGAGGCGCTTGCGACAGTGGACGCGAGCCACCTCGAAGACCGAATCCCCCACTACCTGAGCGGCGGCGAGAAACGCCTCGTCGGCCTCGCCGGCGTGCTCGTCCTCGAACCGAGCGTCGTCGTGCTGGACGAACCACTCGCCGGGCTCGACCCCGAACGGTCCCAACTGGTCGCCGACCGGATCGAGCAGATTCACGAGGACGGTATCAGCGTCGTCCTGTCGACGCACGACCTCGAATTCGCCGCCGAAGTTGCAGACCGAGTCTGTGTGATGGCCGACGGCAACGTCGTCGGGAACGGGACGCCCCGAGAGGTGTTCTACGACGACGCGCTGTTGGCGGACGCGAACCTTCACCCACCGAGCCCAGTTCGTGTGGCTCGCGACGCCGGACTGGGGACGACTACACAACCAGTGACTGAAGCGGACCTCGTGTCGCTCCTCAGGGAAGCCAACGATCCGGAAACCGTACAGACAGCGTCACCTGATGGCAGCGGAAACGACTGA
- a CDS encoding ABC transporter permease, which yields MSTRTDTSSNAVVADIFEGNLRRYLRGLGGLLVFLLVWWVGALTTQPSYLVPGPLDSARAFIDLFATSTAIVVPVLGSSLVLPTGLAHLAQTLFHYVPGLLLGATCGISLGLAMGWNGALDDWLRPLVRVLRPIPPLAWVVFAIVWFGIHHTGAAFIVFVGAFWINFYGAYGGVEGVSSDLTDAASTLGVERDLSMLKLVALPSAAPQVLTGFRTSIGRCWMIVVGAELFGAPGVGYEIINASNNLAMATSVAYMFLISLAFLCMDVGFRLLEQRVLAWR from the coding sequence ATGAGCACGCGTACCGACACCAGTTCCAACGCGGTGGTCGCCGACATTTTCGAGGGGAACCTACGGCGGTATCTGCGCGGCCTCGGTGGGCTTCTCGTGTTCCTCCTCGTCTGGTGGGTTGGCGCCCTGACGACCCAGCCGTCGTATCTGGTGCCGGGGCCGCTCGATTCGGCGCGCGCGTTTATCGACCTGTTCGCGACCTCGACTGCGATCGTGGTCCCTGTCCTGGGGTCGAGTCTCGTACTACCGACTGGGCTCGCACACCTCGCCCAGACGTTGTTCCATTACGTGCCTGGTCTCCTTCTCGGTGCGACCTGTGGAATCAGTCTCGGGCTGGCGATGGGCTGGAACGGTGCACTCGACGACTGGTTGCGGCCACTCGTCCGGGTGCTCCGACCGATCCCACCGCTGGCGTGGGTCGTCTTCGCCATCGTCTGGTTCGGCATCCACCACACCGGTGCGGCGTTCATCGTCTTCGTCGGGGCGTTCTGGATCAACTTCTACGGGGCCTACGGCGGCGTCGAAGGCGTTTCCAGTGACCTGACAGATGCGGCGTCGACGCTCGGCGTGGAGCGCGATCTCTCGATGCTGAAACTCGTCGCGCTTCCGAGTGCGGCTCCCCAGGTGCTGACTGGGTTCCGGACGAGTATCGGTCGCTGCTGGATGATCGTCGTCGGTGCCGAACTGTTCGGTGCGCCCGGCGTCGGCTACGAGATTATCAACGCCTCGAACAACCTCGCGATGGCGACCAGCGTCGCCTACATGTTCCTGATTAGCCTGGCGTTCCTCTGTATGGACGTCGGGTTCCGCCTACTCGAACAGAGGGTTCTCGCGTGGCGCTGA
- a CDS encoding HEAT repeat domain-containing protein, which yields MSDSDQPPPADDLPELLREGTHEETMACLDQLGGADAETCKRAIRGVRDIAAEQPGSVEELIHPLSTFLTDEDRAVRLTTAKLFVTLAQSDSTVARPAVEALAGRLADDDEFYYVRARCAEALGYVAVEAPERVTDPETLADLRIGLAFDEPEVKEKLAKALAHVALGDPGRLRHQVSSLAEHLDDENELVRYHLGTALVVVGCAYPGKLAEVTGPLQGCLTDENPYVQGRAAEALGLLAACETGIEGAPALGDVAGECEELPTFLTDRLAFCRRKIAAEQSGEPPDGVGTIESIREATEEVVEEMTTPDGSECPHCGLDLPEGGPPMCPRCGAPR from the coding sequence ATGAGTGACTCAGACCAGCCGCCACCGGCAGACGATCTACCCGAACTCCTCCGGGAAGGCACACACGAGGAGACCATGGCGTGTCTCGACCAGCTCGGCGGGGCCGATGCCGAGACGTGCAAGCGTGCGATTCGGGGCGTTCGGGACATCGCTGCAGAGCAGCCGGGCTCCGTCGAGGAGCTCATCCATCCGCTTTCGACGTTCCTGACCGACGAGGATCGGGCTGTCAGGCTGACGACTGCCAAACTGTTCGTCACGCTGGCGCAGTCAGACTCCACTGTCGCCCGTCCCGCCGTCGAGGCCCTTGCTGGCCGACTGGCGGACGACGATGAGTTCTACTACGTCCGGGCGCGATGCGCCGAAGCGCTCGGGTACGTCGCCGTCGAAGCGCCGGAGCGGGTTACCGATCCGGAGACGCTGGCCGACCTCCGAATCGGACTGGCGTTCGACGAACCCGAGGTCAAGGAGAAACTCGCGAAGGCGCTAGCGCATGTCGCCCTCGGCGATCCAGGTCGACTTCGTCACCAAGTGTCGTCGTTGGCCGAACACCTCGACGACGAGAACGAGCTCGTCCGGTATCACCTCGGTACGGCACTGGTAGTCGTTGGGTGTGCGTATCCAGGGAAGCTGGCCGAGGTAACAGGTCCGCTTCAGGGGTGCCTGACTGATGAGAACCCGTACGTGCAGGGGCGAGCGGCCGAGGCGCTTGGACTCCTCGCAGCGTGCGAAACCGGAATCGAGGGAGCGCCTGCCCTCGGTGATGTTGCGGGCGAGTGCGAGGAGCTACCGACGTTCCTGACCGACCGGCTGGCGTTCTGCCGACGAAAGATAGCCGCCGAACAGTCCGGCGAACCCCCGGACGGGGTCGGGACGATCGAGTCGATCCGAGAGGCCACGGAGGAGGTGGTCGAGGAGATGACCACACCAGACGGCAGCGAGTGTCCGCACTGCGGGCTCGATCTGCCCGAGGGCGGCCCGCCGATGTGTCCACGCTGCGGTGCGCCTCGCTGA
- a CDS encoding DUF4166 domain-containing protein, which yields MTGVYAAKLGDETNHLHQRVRDRYALASTDDHVCVGRGEMDITRSTLLLPGLYAMPHWNLLFPERGEAVPFTVTTAGVEVAGREALITQRAFTFESTTRRFDSLTVYDDDRDRLFDFLGRGGHIVSELHPRVESGELVIEGGKQWARVAGRYLPLAGPMAATVEVRDNFLDGEDRFRVRAEVTNPLVGEILGYSGTFTQKTESRDTESLRPGATPTTLPP from the coding sequence ATGACCGGTGTGTACGCAGCGAAACTCGGTGACGAGACCAATCACCTCCATCAGCGCGTGCGCGATCGGTACGCGCTCGCGTCGACCGACGATCACGTCTGTGTCGGTCGCGGCGAGATGGATATTACTCGTAGCACGCTCCTTCTCCCCGGACTATACGCGATGCCCCACTGGAATCTGCTGTTTCCCGAACGGGGCGAGGCGGTCCCGTTCACGGTGACGACGGCCGGCGTCGAGGTGGCTGGCCGCGAGGCGCTCATCACCCAGCGCGCGTTCACCTTCGAATCGACGACCCGACGATTCGACTCGCTGACCGTCTATGACGACGACCGGGATCGACTGTTCGATTTCCTCGGGCGCGGCGGCCACATCGTGAGCGAACTCCACCCACGTGTCGAGTCCGGCGAACTCGTCATCGAGGGCGGCAAACAGTGGGCACGGGTCGCCGGCCGGTATCTCCCCCTCGCCGGGCCGATGGCCGCCACCGTCGAGGTGCGGGACAACTTTCTCGACGGCGAAGATCGCTTTCGCGTACGGGCGGAGGTGACGAACCCGCTCGTCGGTGAGATCCTCGGCTACAGCGGGACGTTCACCCAGAAGACCGAATCTCGGGATACGGAGTCGCTTCGTCCGGGTGCGACACCGACGACGCTCCCGCCATGA
- a CDS encoding energy-coupling factor transporter transmembrane component T family protein, which translates to MTTLSNHVPDPRLITAFSERRDGPLHRVNPWTKVGVVGALVLAVTVFDRLALLAGLYGTVLVVYGLAGLPFRRLAGWYTLPMLFIVSVAGPLAFLEPGTPVGGALSTPLGELSVTWAGLVLFGELSCRSLTVVTFTLTASMTTKYTDVAYMLGRLLPRPIDQIALLTYRFTFVMIETLEDLVKAALSRGANFSEFWSNKRLYARILGMTMLSAIEQSERLVKSMEARGYNGDITLYGDVSRPPIHELCIVVGSYVAVVGYAAVAVYGVGL; encoded by the coding sequence GTGACGACACTCTCGAACCACGTTCCCGACCCGCGGCTCATCACGGCGTTCTCCGAACGGCGAGACGGACCGTTGCACCGCGTCAATCCCTGGACGAAGGTCGGCGTCGTCGGCGCACTCGTCCTCGCCGTGACGGTGTTCGACCGGCTCGCACTCCTCGCCGGCCTCTACGGGACCGTCCTCGTCGTCTATGGACTCGCGGGGCTGCCCTTCCGACGGCTCGCTGGCTGGTACACGCTCCCGATGCTGTTCATCGTCTCGGTCGCCGGCCCGCTGGCGTTTCTCGAACCGGGAACGCCAGTCGGTGGCGCGCTCTCGACACCGCTCGGTGAACTTTCTGTCACGTGGGCCGGACTCGTCCTCTTCGGGGAGCTCAGCTGTCGATCACTCACAGTCGTCACGTTCACGCTGACGGCCTCGATGACGACCAAATACACCGATGTCGCGTACATGCTCGGGCGGTTGCTCCCACGGCCGATCGACCAGATCGCGCTGCTCACCTACCGGTTCACGTTCGTCATGATCGAGACGCTCGAGGACCTCGTGAAAGCCGCACTCTCCCGCGGCGCGAACTTCTCGGAGTTCTGGTCGAACAAACGGCTGTACGCCAGAATCCTTGGCATGACGATGTTATCCGCGATCGAGCAGTCAGAACGGCTCGTCAAGTCCATGGAAGCCCGTGGCTACAACGGCGATATCACACTGTACGGCGACGTTTCGCGGCCACCGATCCACGAGCTATGCATCGTAGTCGGTTCGTACGTCGCGGTCGTCGGCTATGCGGCGGTCGCGGTCTACGGGGTGGGCCTATGA
- a CDS encoding energy-coupling factor ABC transporter permease, which yields MAHIHLGEGSFPLWALVLWTLLGTGLISAVVYRIRKGGIETHQIALAGIGAAASFAIFQLNIPVWGGIHMNLTGLVGILAGPLLGALIALVVNIFSAALGHGAVGLLGANTLVNASEAIVAYYAFKTLMGMDWDVFPAGASAATLGLSAGAFLMGVIIVISGVNGSALPRGDLTIAVAGLVGLNLGVAVIEGLLTGFIVQFLASVRPDLVGLVDRDTQEEPTGVTA from the coding sequence ATGGCACACATTCACCTCGGCGAAGGCTCGTTCCCACTATGGGCACTGGTGCTCTGGACGCTACTTGGTACCGGACTGATCAGTGCCGTGGTCTACAGAATCCGGAAAGGCGGTATCGAGACACACCAGATAGCGCTCGCAGGTATCGGCGCAGCCGCGAGCTTCGCGATCTTCCAGTTGAACATCCCCGTGTGGGGCGGTATCCATATGAACCTCACCGGCCTCGTGGGGATTCTCGCAGGGCCGCTGCTCGGGGCGCTCATCGCACTGGTCGTCAACATCTTCTCGGCCGCACTCGGTCACGGTGCCGTCGGCCTGCTCGGTGCGAACACGCTCGTCAACGCGAGCGAAGCCATCGTCGCCTACTACGCGTTCAAGACCCTGATGGGGATGGACTGGGATGTCTTCCCCGCCGGTGCGAGCGCGGCGACGCTCGGCCTCTCGGCAGGCGCGTTCCTGATGGGCGTGATCATCGTCATCAGCGGTGTGAACGGAAGCGCGCTGCCGCGTGGTGACCTGACGATCGCCGTCGCCGGACTCGTCGGACTCAACCTCGGCGTCGCCGTCATCGAGGGCCTCCTGACGGGCTTTATCGTGCAGTTCCTCGCCTCCGTGCGCCCCGACCTCGTCGGCCTCGTCGACCGTGACACGCAAGAGGAGCCGACCGGGGTGACGGCCTGA
- the nikR gene encoding nickel-responsive transcriptional regulator NikR translates to MSVVSVSMPEELLERIDQFSEDHGYTGRSEVLREASRNLLGEFEDKKLEDRDLMGVVTVVFDYETTSVEEKMMHLRHEHEDIVASNFHSHVGGHHCMELFVLEGSLEEISTFVGKIRATKDTLTIDYSVLPVDDFGPLSDLN, encoded by the coding sequence ATGAGCGTTGTCAGCGTCTCGATGCCGGAAGAGCTTCTCGAACGAATCGACCAGTTCTCGGAGGATCACGGCTATACTGGTCGCAGTGAAGTGCTTCGTGAGGCGAGCCGGAACCTTCTCGGTGAGTTCGAGGATAAGAAACTCGAAGACCGTGACTTGATGGGCGTCGTCACGGTGGTCTTCGATTACGAAACGACGAGTGTCGAAGAGAAGATGATGCACCTCCGCCACGAACACGAAGACATCGTCGCATCGAACTTCCATAGCCACGTCGGCGGTCATCATTGTATGGAACTGTTCGTGCTGGAAGGGTCGCTCGAAGAGATCTCGACGTTCGTCGGGAAGATCCGAGCGACGAAAGACACACTCACTATCGACTACTCCGTGTTGCCGGTCGACGACTTTGGTCCACTCTCTGACCTGAACTGA
- a CDS encoding YndJ family protein: protein MNTDASAVAGAVVWGAALAAGLLGPIERAVALAPLVIVPLGLSVVGGFDGRGERFRRVGITLQPIGALAVLASVTLLDGPAAAVAAACWLPVTLSLGVAGATRTIDARTRGFAPLAERVVDAGLAYLSVAAVALVMFHLDRTLWFAPVIILLTFVHFNFAGFALAVVTGLSGRVAPGGWYRPLAFVVFGGPALIGIGISFSPLVEVLAVGLFTLGVTLLAGYLLVRVVHTRPRRQAAMLAVSALGLPGSMVLALGYGLAAYTGSSPLGLPIGQMVAVHGSLNAFGFAVCGLVGWRLARPAASETR from the coding sequence ATGAATACCGACGCGAGTGCGGTCGCCGGCGCGGTCGTCTGGGGTGCCGCGCTCGCGGCCGGCCTGCTCGGCCCAATTGAGCGTGCGGTCGCGCTCGCACCGCTCGTCATCGTCCCGCTCGGACTCTCCGTAGTTGGGGGCTTCGACGGGCGTGGCGAGCGGTTTCGTCGGGTGGGTATCACCCTCCAGCCGATCGGCGCACTCGCGGTGCTTGCGTCGGTCACCCTCCTCGACGGGCCGGCGGCGGCGGTCGCGGCGGCCTGTTGGCTTCCGGTGACACTCTCACTCGGGGTTGCGGGCGCGACTCGGACGATCGATGCGCGCACTCGCGGCTTCGCGCCGCTCGCCGAGCGGGTCGTCGATGCCGGGCTCGCGTATCTGAGCGTCGCGGCTGTCGCACTCGTCATGTTCCATCTCGATCGTACGCTCTGGTTCGCGCCGGTCATCATCCTGCTCACGTTCGTTCACTTCAACTTCGCGGGCTTTGCGCTGGCTGTCGTGACGGGGCTGTCCGGCCGGGTCGCGCCCGGCGGCTGGTATCGCCCGCTCGCGTTCGTCGTGTTCGGTGGGCCCGCACTCATCGGAATCGGCATCTCGTTTTCGCCGCTGGTGGAGGTGCTCGCGGTCGGGCTGTTCACCCTCGGTGTGACGCTGCTCGCGGGTTATCTGCTCGTCCGAGTGGTGCACACGCGGCCACGCCGGCAGGCGGCGATGCTCGCGGTGTCGGCGCTCGGGCTCCCGGGGTCGATGGTGTTGGCCCTCGGCTACGGGCTGGCCGCCTACACCGGGTCCAGCCCGCTCGGACTGCCAATCGGGCAGATGGTTGCGGTTCATGGCTCGCTCAACGCTTTCGGATTCGCCGTCTGCGGGCTCGTGGGCTGGCGACTCGCTCGTCCCGCGGCGAGCGAAACACGATAG